The Leptospira sp. WS39.C2 genome contains a region encoding:
- the dnaN gene encoding DNA polymerase III subunit beta: MKFTVNTTEFLKAINSVDGVISVREIKSALSNLKIQTGDNEVYLSATDLEIAIKTSVPSTIGEKGTASLPAKQLSSIFKNLNFDTSLLTTTEQSENSETTITDASGKMDTKFKVNGIDSEDIKTIPKVEEASVVEFPCQTIREMFRKTSYAMAIEETRFVFNGLFLKPDNTDLIVVGTDGRRLSKIVRKFPKQFPFKNGVIIPHKAVREMLKMMEGKETAKIGFVEEQIYVSSGNVELLFKLIDGNFPDYEQVIPKQTTESVRVVKADFLTFLKQALISAEEPSKQIRLAFTKGNVNISSSNPGTMMFDHNMPIEYNGEAITIAFKGDYLSDVVKAVDDPEVILEFTTSSAPVLFKDPSDSDFVSVIMPMKL, encoded by the coding sequence ATGAAATTCACTGTCAATACTACAGAATTCCTAAAAGCAATTAACTCAGTGGATGGAGTAATCTCAGTTCGTGAGATTAAGTCGGCTCTCTCCAATTTAAAAATCCAAACTGGGGACAACGAAGTGTATCTTTCTGCGACGGATTTAGAAATCGCAATCAAAACTTCTGTACCTTCCACCATCGGAGAAAAAGGAACGGCATCCCTTCCTGCAAAACAACTCTCCAGTATTTTTAAAAATTTAAACTTTGATACAAGTTTACTCACGACGACTGAACAATCTGAAAATTCAGAAACTACGATTACAGATGCTTCTGGAAAGATGGATACAAAGTTCAAAGTGAACGGTATTGATTCAGAAGATATTAAAACCATTCCGAAAGTGGAAGAGGCAAGTGTAGTTGAATTTCCTTGCCAAACCATTCGGGAGATGTTTCGTAAAACTTCTTATGCTATGGCGATTGAAGAAACACGTTTTGTATTCAATGGTTTGTTTTTAAAACCAGATAACACTGATCTCATTGTTGTGGGAACAGATGGTCGTCGTTTGTCTAAAATTGTTCGTAAATTTCCAAAACAATTTCCTTTCAAAAATGGTGTGATCATTCCTCACAAAGCAGTTCGTGAAATGCTCAAAATGATGGAAGGAAAAGAAACAGCAAAGATTGGTTTTGTGGAAGAACAAATTTATGTTTCATCTGGAAACGTAGAACTTCTTTTCAAACTGATTGATGGAAACTTCCCTGATTACGAACAAGTGATTCCAAAACAAACTACAGAATCAGTTCGTGTTGTGAAAGCTGACTTTCTAACTTTCTTAAAACAAGCATTGATTTCTGCAGAAGAACCTTCCAAACAAATTCGTTTGGCTTTTACAAAAGGAAATGTAAACATCAGCTCTTCCAACCCTGGAACCATGATGTTTGATCACAATATGCCGATTGAATACAATGGCGAAGCAATCACCATTGCGTTTAAAGGGGATTATTTGAGTGATGTAGTAAAAGCAGTGGATGACCCAGAAGTGATTCTAGAATTTACAACTTCAAGTGCTCCTGTGTTGTTTAAGGATCCTTCTGATAGTGACTTTGTTTCTGTCATCATGCCAATGAAACTTTAA
- a CDS encoding DNA replication/repair protein RecF: MFLKKIYIKNFRNHEETQLTFRSRLVFFIGNNGEGKTNLLESISLLSYLKSFRESDQNQLLRWETSDTFIRAEFESEGNDYLFEYGIEHSHTKRKKLKVNGEEFKKISDYVGYFRSIVMSPPDILIIEDGNVERRRFLDAFISSTNRYYLKQLIEYDRLVKQRNAALKKENASDREIGIWDEPIIEHDAEIREIRTKTIESLASYFHQNLLQLSSGKDPFYLTYKPNVSSKEEHRQRLFDNLRKDKAIGYTSCGNHRDTLPIGFDDKDLSGFGSQGQKRSAVIALKTACFQMIRDTTGEAPVLLIDDIIRELDVKRREYFVNLISECGQAFFTTTDLEGINEYVGNLTVDKEIYQIESGKVKELTGL; encoded by the coding sequence ATGTTTCTTAAAAAAATCTACATTAAGAATTTTCGTAACCACGAAGAAACTCAACTTACCTTTCGATCCCGTCTTGTCTTCTTCATTGGAAATAATGGAGAAGGCAAAACAAACTTACTTGAATCCATTTCCCTTTTATCCTACTTAAAAAGTTTTCGTGAATCAGACCAAAACCAACTTTTAAGGTGGGAAACTTCTGACACATTCATCCGCGCTGAATTTGAATCAGAAGGGAATGATTATCTTTTTGAATATGGAATTGAACATTCTCATACGAAACGAAAAAAATTAAAAGTGAATGGAGAAGAATTTAAAAAAATCTCCGACTATGTGGGATACTTCCGTTCGATTGTAATGAGCCCACCGGATATTCTCATCATTGAAGATGGGAATGTAGAAAGGCGCAGATTTTTAGATGCTTTTATTTCTTCCACAAATCGTTATTATTTAAAACAACTCATTGAATATGATCGATTGGTGAAACAAAGGAATGCTGCTTTAAAAAAAGAAAATGCCAGTGATCGTGAAATTGGAATTTGGGATGAACCAATCATTGAACATGATGCGGAAATTCGTGAGATTCGTACCAAAACAATAGAAAGTTTAGCAAGTTACTTCCACCAAAATCTTTTACAACTGAGCTCTGGAAAAGATCCATTTTATCTTACCTATAAACCAAATGTATCTTCCAAGGAAGAACATAGACAAAGATTATTCGATAACCTACGTAAAGACAAAGCCATTGGTTACACAAGTTGTGGAAACCACCGTGATACGTTGCCGATCGGATTTGATGATAAAGACCTTAGTGGATTTGGATCCCAAGGGCAAAAACGAAGTGCTGTTATTGCTTTAAAAACTGCCTGTTTCCAAATGATCCGGGATACAACTGGTGAAGCACCAGTCCTCCTTATAGATGATATCATCCGCGAACTCGATGTAAAACGAAGGGAATACTTTGTGAATTTGATTTCGGAATGTGGTCAGGCATTTTTTACCACAACAGATTTAGAAGGAATCAATGAATATGTTGGAAACCTAACAGTTGATAAAGAAATTTACCAAATCGAATCGGGGAAAGTGAAGGAACTCACGGGACTATGA
- a CDS encoding DUF721 domain-containing protein: MKKVELSELFQSLEKLGLDRESVFQDQILKKLRIQWNDIVGEVFGKQSFPKAIDGKKLTVVCRHSMVAQEFEFQKAELLQKINRITSPVLLEKIQFKTGNEFQNPRS, translated from the coding sequence ATGAAAAAAGTAGAACTCTCTGAACTCTTCCAAAGCCTTGAAAAACTCGGTCTCGATCGGGAATCCGTTTTCCAAGACCAAATTCTCAAAAAACTACGGATACAATGGAACGACATCGTCGGAGAAGTTTTTGGCAAACAGAGTTTTCCCAAAGCAATTGATGGCAAAAAACTGACAGTTGTTTGTCGTCACTCGATGGTGGCCCAAGAATTTGAGTTCCAAAAAGCGGAACTTTTACAAAAAATCAATCGAATCACAAGCCCAGTTTTATTGGAAAAAATCCAATTCAAAACAGGGAATGAATTCCAAAATCCAAGGTCGTAA
- the gyrB gene encoding DNA topoisomerase (ATP-hydrolyzing) subunit B: protein MSNQTDQNAYSASKIKILEGLEAVRKRPGMYIGTQDESGLHKMVYEVVDNSVDEAMAGHCTEIDVRILPENIIEVRDNGRGIPTGIHPDKGKSTIEVVLTILHAGGKFENDAYKVSGGLHGVGVSVVNALSTYLEVEVHQEGKLHYQKYQAGVPIEDVKIIGETTHRGTVVRFKPDDTIFTTVDFSFDTLSARFREIAFLNKGLLIRIEDQRKEEIAKHEFKFEGGIVSFVEYITESKHPLHKVLHFVGEKENVWAEIALQYCDTYSENIFCFTNAINNNLGGTHLEGFRTALTRTLNDHLKKDQTLFKKQPNGLQGDDIKEGICAVISIKIPQPQFNSQTKEKLVNAEVKGLMQTITGEGLNRYFEENPAVIKKILEKCILASKAREAARRARDLTRRKTVLEGGGLPGKLADCSEKDPEHCELFLVEGDSAGGSAKQGRDRNTQAILPLKGKILNVEKARLDKILSNEEIRTLITVMGTGIGDDEFNVEKLRYRKIIIMTDADVDGSHIRTLLLTFFFRYMKPIIERGSLYVAQPPLYLLKFGKEAVYVYSDREKDEILKARPNDKVVIQRYKGLGEMNPEQLWDTTMDPKERVMLQVKLQDFVEAEDTFNILMGDEVSPRRRFIEANSYKVANLDL, encoded by the coding sequence ATGTCCAACCAAACCGATCAAAACGCCTATTCAGCCTCAAAAATTAAGATCCTAGAGGGTCTAGAGGCGGTCCGGAAACGTCCCGGAATGTATATCGGAACCCAAGATGAATCGGGACTCCACAAGATGGTATACGAGGTCGTGGATAACTCTGTCGACGAAGCGATGGCTGGCCACTGTACCGAAATTGACGTTCGTATTTTACCAGAGAATATCATCGAAGTCCGAGATAATGGACGGGGGATTCCCACTGGGATCCACCCCGACAAAGGTAAGTCCACCATTGAAGTCGTTCTTACGATCCTTCACGCTGGTGGTAAGTTTGAAAACGATGCTTATAAGGTTTCCGGTGGATTACATGGGGTTGGGGTTTCTGTTGTAAACGCACTCTCTACCTATTTGGAAGTGGAAGTTCACCAAGAGGGAAAACTCCATTACCAAAAATACCAAGCTGGTGTTCCTATCGAAGATGTAAAAATCATTGGGGAGACAACACACCGCGGAACAGTGGTTCGCTTTAAACCAGATGATACCATTTTTACCACTGTAGATTTTTCCTTTGATACCCTTTCTGCTAGGTTTAGAGAAATAGCATTTTTAAACAAAGGACTTCTCATTCGCATTGAAGACCAAAGAAAAGAAGAAATTGCTAAACACGAGTTTAAGTTTGAGGGTGGAATTGTTTCCTTTGTGGAATACATTACAGAATCAAAACATCCCCTTCATAAAGTATTACACTTTGTGGGAGAAAAAGAAAATGTTTGGGCAGAGATTGCGCTTCAGTATTGTGATACCTATAGTGAAAACATTTTTTGTTTTACCAATGCGATTAATAACAACTTAGGTGGAACTCACTTAGAAGGTTTTAGAACCGCTCTTACAAGAACTCTAAACGACCATCTAAAAAAAGACCAAACCTTGTTTAAAAAACAACCTAATGGTTTACAAGGTGATGACATCAAAGAAGGAATTTGTGCTGTCATCTCTATCAAAATTCCGCAACCCCAGTTTAATTCTCAAACAAAAGAAAAGTTAGTGAATGCAGAAGTGAAGGGTCTCATGCAAACCATCACTGGAGAAGGACTCAATCGTTACTTTGAGGAAAATCCTGCGGTCATCAAAAAGATTCTCGAAAAATGTATTTTAGCTTCGAAAGCAAGAGAAGCTGCAAGACGTGCTCGTGACCTCACTCGTCGTAAAACGGTGTTAGAAGGTGGCGGACTTCCAGGAAAACTCGCCGATTGTTCCGAAAAAGATCCTGAACACTGCGAACTCTTCCTTGTGGAGGGGGACTCGGCGGGTGGATCAGCCAAACAAGGTCGTGACAGAAATACACAAGCGATCCTTCCTCTCAAAGGTAAAATTCTAAACGTGGAAAAAGCACGATTGGACAAAATCTTATCAAATGAAGAGATTCGAACGTTAATCACAGTTATGGGAACTGGAATCGGTGATGATGAATTTAACGTAGAAAAACTTCGTTATCGAAAAATCATCATCATGACAGATGCCGACGTGGATGGTTCACACATTCGAACTTTGTTATTAACGTTTTTCTTTCGGTATATGAAACCCATTATTGAACGTGGCTCTCTCTATGTAGCGCAGCCACCTTTGTATCTATTGAAGTTTGGTAAAGAAGCGGTTTATGTTTATTCTGACCGTGAAAAAGATGAAATCTTAAAAGCCAGACCGAATGATAAAGTTGTGATCCAACGATACAAGGGACTTGGGGAGATGAACCCAGAACAACTTTGGGATACCACTATGGATCCAAAGGAACGAGTCATGTTACAAGTAAAGTTACAAGACTTTGTCGAAGCGGAAGATACATTCAATATCCTTATGGGTGACGAAGTTTCTCCTCGTCGTCGTTTTATTGAAGCGAACTCGTACAAAGTAGCAAATTTAGATCTTTAA